From Hyphomicrobiales bacterium, the proteins below share one genomic window:
- a CDS encoding TlyA family RNA methyltransferase: MTDTGDLQPFARLDQLMVERGIAQSRSRAADAVSRGTVMVDGEKALKPAQKIAPSSNITINDPASDYVSRAALKLINALEEFSFDPSGRTCLDIGCSTGGFTQVLEKRGAAHIFAVDVGHDQFHPSVKELENVTLHEGLNIRDLEAEHITLDGESEPALDAIVCDVSFISLKLALPAALKLASKGTWAAILVKPQFEVGKEGVGKGGIVREEGASLKVAEETAEWLSQIEGWEVTGLVECPITGGDGNQEYMLGARFSG; encoded by the coding sequence TTGACCGATACCGGCGACCTACAACCATTTGCACGCCTTGACCAATTGATGGTGGAGCGCGGCATTGCACAAAGTCGCTCACGAGCCGCCGATGCTGTTTCTCGTGGCACGGTGATGGTCGATGGTGAAAAAGCCCTAAAGCCTGCCCAAAAAATTGCGCCCTCTTCCAACATCACGATAAACGACCCAGCAAGCGACTATGTTTCTCGCGCAGCCCTCAAACTCATCAATGCACTTGAGGAGTTCAGCTTCGATCCATCCGGTCGCACTTGCCTTGATATTGGCTGTTCAACGGGTGGCTTTACCCAAGTTTTAGAAAAGCGCGGTGCGGCACATATATTTGCGGTGGATGTGGGGCATGACCAGTTTCACCCTTCTGTAAAAGAACTTGAAAACGTCACTCTGCACGAAGGCCTGAATATTCGTGACCTTGAAGCAGAGCACATCACACTCGACGGAGAGAGCGAACCCGCGCTTGATGCCATTGTTTGCGATGTGAGTTTCATCTCCTTAAAGCTCGCCCTTCCCGCAGCGCTCAAGCTTGCCAGCAAAGGCACATGGGCTGCTATCCTCGTTAAGCCACAATTTGAAGTTGGCAAAGAAGGCGTTGGCAAAGGCGGCATTGTGCGTGAAGAAGGTGCATCCTTGAAAGTTGCCGAAGAAACTGCCGAATGGCTCTCACAAATTGAGGGTTGGGAGGTGACAGGCTTGGTTGAATGCCCCATTACTGGCGGCGATGGAAACCAAGAATACATGCTAGGCGCACGCTTTAGCGGTTAA
- a CDS encoding class I SAM-dependent RNA methyltransferase: MARGRRQFKKPKKKSPDPVRGTYTIKGLAHRGDGIAVDGERSIFISHTLEGETVEADVVGERGILVDVLEPAKDRVEAPCEHYLECGGCNLQHMENGAYLSWKSEQVVHALEAQEIKLAPQPIIPIETKTRRRATFSATRSGSDIKFGFQGAKSHRIEEISSCLVIVPEIEKALPKLRSIAAIITPKRGTMRMHVLMTDNGLDIRLDDFGDWPDFETERALMNAATKLGLARISLGPSILIELDTPSLHFGDAIAPLSPGAFTQATAQSEQALVELVVEGTKGFKHVIDMFAGSGTFALNLAKHGRVHAAEGDKAAVLSLEKAARATPSLKPVTSEQRDLFRRPFMEKELRKFDTVVLDPPRAGAKEQCAELAKSTIEKIVYVSCSPSSFARDAKTLIDGGYVLNQVFPVDQFLFSHHIELVGTFSKGE, translated from the coding sequence ATGGCACGCGGACGGCGGCAATTTAAAAAACCTAAGAAGAAATCACCCGACCCAGTTCGCGGAACCTATACGATCAAAGGCCTTGCCCATCGTGGTGACGGCATTGCGGTTGATGGCGAACGGTCAATCTTCATCTCACATACGCTGGAAGGTGAAACCGTTGAAGCCGATGTGGTCGGCGAACGCGGCATATTGGTTGACGTGTTAGAGCCTGCCAAAGATCGCGTTGAGGCACCTTGCGAACATTATCTTGAATGCGGCGGTTGTAACCTTCAGCATATGGAAAATGGAGCTTATCTAAGCTGGAAGAGTGAGCAGGTTGTTCATGCGCTTGAGGCTCAAGAAATTAAGCTCGCGCCCCAGCCGATCATTCCGATTGAAACAAAGACCCGCAGACGCGCAACCTTTTCTGCCACACGGTCAGGCAGCGATATAAAGTTCGGTTTTCAAGGCGCTAAAAGTCACCGCATTGAAGAGATTTCTTCGTGCCTTGTTATCGTGCCAGAAATTGAAAAGGCACTGCCGAAGCTTCGAAGCATTGCAGCAATCATCACACCCAAACGCGGCACCATGAGAATGCACGTGTTGATGACGGACAATGGCCTTGATATTCGCCTTGATGACTTTGGCGATTGGCCTGATTTTGAAACTGAACGCGCATTGATGAACGCGGCAACAAAGCTCGGTCTTGCCCGCATTAGCCTTGGCCCCTCTATCTTGATTGAGCTTGATACACCGAGCCTACATTTTGGCGACGCCATTGCCCCTTTATCCCCTGGTGCGTTTACGCAAGCCACCGCGCAATCAGAGCAAGCGCTGGTTGAGCTTGTGGTTGAGGGAACGAAGGGCTTCAAGCATGTCATCGACATGTTTGCAGGCTCAGGCACATTCGCCCTCAATTTGGCAAAGCATGGCCGTGTTCACGCGGCTGAAGGCGATAAGGCGGCTGTTCTTTCACTCGAAAAAGCAGCGCGCGCTACACCATCCCTAAAGCCAGTGACCAGCGAACAACGTGACCTATTTCGTCGCCCATTTATGGAAAAGGAATTGCGCAAGTTTGATACTGTAGTTCTCGACCCACCAAGGGCAGGCGCGAAAGAACAATGTGCGGAGCTTGCCAAATCTACGATTGAAAAAATTGTCTATGTTTCCTGCTCGCCATCCTCTTTTGCACGGGATGCAAAAACGCTGATTGATGGCGGATACGTATTAAATCAAGTTTTTCCGGTGGACCAATTCCTTTTCTCTCACCATATTGAGTTAGTAGGGACTTTCAGCAAAGGCGAATAA
- a CDS encoding class I SAM-dependent methyltransferase, giving the protein MSEKPNLVEQAATRVAYTMQQGARVAWYTGQGLAMRRVVARMERDLPPPKRSFTPPSTPTPKLPELLRGVAKLMAQDMANVEAGLYPMPKDEQGGLPSILKRAQRFFADAPKVQMRRREDRHQEVYEEHRGSNDLPRYYLQNFHFQTDGWMSRESAELYDTQVDVLFHGSTAAMRRMGLAEIVKAASGKDQRKLSMLDVATGTGTLLRDVARVLPRLPIMGIDLSEEYLEEARERFADRPNITFQHGNAEHMPVADESVDIASCIYLFHELPPKVRRIVAKDICRVLKSGGTFVYVDSLQTDDTPAYNGLLESFPELFHEPYYKGYLTEDLVSIFEEAGMTLEKSTPHFFSKLMVFTKP; this is encoded by the coding sequence ATGAGTGAGAAACCGAATTTAGTCGAACAAGCCGCCACCCGCGTGGCTTATACAATGCAGCAAGGTGCACGGGTTGCTTGGTATACAGGGCAAGGCCTTGCCATGCGCCGCGTTGTGGCACGTATGGAACGTGATCTTCCACCCCCAAAACGCAGTTTCACGCCCCCTTCCACGCCGACACCCAAATTACCTGAATTGTTGCGCGGGGTTGCAAAGCTCATGGCGCAAGATATGGCCAATGTGGAAGCTGGTCTTTATCCCATGCCAAAAGATGAGCAAGGCGGACTGCCAAGTATTTTAAAACGCGCCCAGCGCTTTTTTGCTGATGCCCCAAAAGTACAAATGCGCCGCCGTGAAGATCGCCATCAAGAAGTTTATGAAGAACATCGCGGATCAAACGACCTGCCACGTTATTATTTGCAGAACTTCCATTTCCAAACCGATGGATGGATGTCACGGGAATCGGCAGAGCTTTATGACACGCAGGTTGATGTACTGTTCCACGGGTCAACGGCTGCCATGCGGCGGATGGGTTTAGCGGAAATCGTCAAAGCGGCAAGCGGTAAAGACCAACGCAAACTCTCCATGCTGGATGTTGCAACGGGCACAGGTACTTTGCTGCGCGATGTCGCGCGGGTGCTCCCTCGCCTGCCGATCATGGGCATTGATCTATCTGAAGAGTATTTAGAAGAAGCCCGCGAGCGCTTTGCTGATCGGCCCAACATTACCTTTCAACATGGCAACGCCGAGCATATGCCTGTGGCTGATGAAAGCGTTGATATTGCCTCGTGTATTTATCTCTTCCACGAACTACCGCCAAAAGTGCGCCGTATCGTTGCGAAAGATATTTGCCGCGTTTTAAAATCCGGCGGCACGTTCGTTTATGTGGATTCACTGCAAACAGATGACACGCCCGCTTATAACGGGCTGCTGGAGAGCTTTCCTGAACTCTTCCATGAGCCTTACTACAAAGGCTATTTAACCGAAGATTTGGTTTCTATCTTTGAAGAAGCGGGCATGACGTTAGAAAAATCAACCCCGCACTTCTTTTCAAAGCTGATGGTTTTCACCAAGCCGTAA
- the ribB gene encoding 3,4-dihydroxy-2-butanone-4-phosphate synthase, with product MSTDFTSVVDAIRAFEAGEIVVVMDDDDRENEGDLIVAAVHTTPEKMAFIIRHTSGIVCAPMTGEEAKRLNLNAMVSDNDSPHTTAFTVSVDYRHDTTTGISAAERCSTVRGLANPNSGADDFVRPGHIFPLVAREGGVLMRSGHTEAAVDLCKLADLYPVGVISELVNDDGTVKRGPQVKDFAEEHGLKTVSVADLIAYRQRSETLVELVGEETVQTKVGEAVAVSFKTPFDPMQHLALVFGDIRDGVSIPVRLHRESVVGDAFGADKTLDLALEKVSKEGRGIVVYLREGSVGVASESERALRTATMSQDDEEEHGSSEERKKEWKEIGLGAQILRELNVTTIRLLSSTERHYVGLDGFDIEIEETVPLT from the coding sequence ATGAGTACAGATTTTACATCAGTCGTTGACGCCATTCGTGCGTTTGAAGCGGGTGAAATTGTTGTTGTTATGGATGATGATGATCGTGAGAACGAAGGCGATTTGATTGTCGCAGCTGTTCACACGACACCTGAAAAAATGGCCTTCATCATTCGCCACACAAGCGGCATTGTTTGTGCGCCAATGACAGGCGAAGAAGCAAAGCGCCTCAACCTCAATGCGATGGTATCAGACAATGATAGTCCGCATACAACGGCTTTCACCGTATCTGTTGATTATCGCCATGACACGACCACAGGCATTTCAGCGGCAGAGCGCTGTTCTACAGTACGCGGTCTTGCAAACCCTAATTCTGGTGCTGATGACTTTGTGCGCCCCGGCCATATCTTCCCGCTTGTCGCGCGCGAAGGTGGCGTGTTGATGCGTTCTGGTCATACAGAAGCAGCGGTCGATCTTTGTAAGCTTGCAGACCTTTATCCCGTTGGCGTGATCTCAGAACTCGTCAATGACGATGGCACTGTAAAGCGCGGACCACAGGTGAAGGATTTTGCTGAAGAGCACGGCCTTAAAACCGTTTCTGTTGCAGACCTCATTGCCTACCGTCAGCGTAGCGAAACTTTGGTGGAGCTTGTTGGCGAAGAAACCGTGCAAACCAAAGTGGGTGAGGCGGTTGCCGTTTCCTTTAAAACACCGTTTGACCCGATGCAGCACTTGGCGCTTGTGTTTGGTGATATTCGCGATGGTGTCAGCATTCCCGTTCGCCTTCACCGTGAATCGGTTGTTGGTGATGCTTTCGGTGCAGACAAAACACTCGATCTTGCGCTTGAAAAAGTTTCAAAAGAAGGACGCGGCATCGTCGTCTATCTGCGTGAAGGGTCTGTTGGCGTTGCATCAGAATCTGAACGTGCATTGAGAACAGCAACCATGTCTCAAGATGACGAAGAAGAACATGGTTCATCTGAAGAGCGCAAAAAGGAATGGAAAGAGATCGGCCTTGGCGCGCAAATTCTTCGCGAATTAAACGTCACCACGATCCGTCTGCTCTCTTCAACCGAGCGGCACTATGTTGGTCTTGATGGTTTCGATATTGAAATCGAAGAAACCGTGCCGCTAACTTAA
- the aroC gene encoding chorismate synthase — translation MSHNSFGHLFRFTTWGESHGPALGCVVDGCPPRIAISEEEIQSFLDKRKPGQSKYTTQRQEPDQVKILSGTMIDDETGVLMTTGTPISMMIENTDQRSKDYSEIKERYRPGHADYTYDAKYGIRDYRGGGRSSARETAARVAAGAIARKVVPEMTIRAAMVQIGPHKVNYDNWDWDQVNENPFFCPDAKAAIEWADYLDGIRKAGSSVGAVIEVIAEGVPAGLGAPVYAKLDQDIASAMMSINAVKGVEIGNGFEAATLTGEENADEMRIGNEGKPRFLSNHAGGVLGGISTGEPVVARFAVKPTSSILTPRQSITRSGDEVDVMTKGRHDPCVGIRAVPIGEAMMACVLADHFLRHRGQVG, via the coding sequence ATGTCTCACAATAGCTTCGGCCACTTATTTCGCTTTACCACATGGGGTGAAAGCCACGGTCCCGCACTTGGTTGTGTGGTAGACGGTTGCCCACCGCGTATTGCTATTTCTGAAGAAGAAATTCAAAGCTTTTTGGATAAGCGCAAACCGGGTCAATCTAAATATACCACCCAGCGCCAAGAGCCTGATCAGGTGAAAATTCTATCCGGCACCATGATTGATGATGAGACCGGTGTTTTGATGACCACTGGTACACCAATCTCCATGATGATTGAAAACACGGACCAGCGCTCAAAAGACTATTCCGAGATCAAAGAGCGCTATCGTCCAGGCCACGCTGATTACACCTATGATGCTAAATACGGTATTCGTGATTATCGCGGCGGCGGTCGTTCGTCTGCTCGCGAAACCGCAGCGCGTGTGGCAGCTGGTGCGATTGCGCGCAAAGTTGTCCCTGAGATGACAATTCGTGCCGCCATGGTTCAAATTGGCCCACATAAGGTCAACTATGACAATTGGGATTGGGATCAGGTGAACGAAAACCCGTTCTTCTGTCCTGATGCTAAAGCTGCCATTGAATGGGCTGATTATTTAGACGGCATTCGCAAAGCTGGCTCTTCTGTCGGTGCTGTAATCGAAGTAATTGCTGAAGGCGTACCCGCAGGTCTTGGTGCTCCTGTTTATGCAAAGCTCGATCAAGACATTGCGTCTGCCATGATGTCGATCAACGCTGTTAAAGGTGTTGAGATTGGCAATGGCTTTGAAGCCGCGACCCTGACTGGCGAAGAAAACGCTGATGAAATGCGTATTGGCAATGAGGGCAAACCTCGGTTCCTTTCCAATCATGCAGGCGGTGTGTTGGGTGGTATCTCAACAGGCGAGCCAGTTGTTGCGCGTTTTGCTGTTAAGCCGACAAGCTCCATCCTCACCCCGCGCCAAAGTATTACCCGTTCTGGTGATGAGGTTGATGTGATGACCAAAGGCCGTCATGACCCTTGCGTCGGTATTCGCGCCGTGCCAATTGGCGAAGCTATGATGGCTTGCGTCCTTGCTGATCATTTCCTGCGCCATCGTGGCCAAGTTGGATAA
- a CDS encoding histidine phosphatase family protein → MTPILYFVRHGQTDWNAEARFQGTRDIPLNDNGRGQARRNGATLKGLVDPAKVNFIASPLMRTRETMEIIRGEMGLEAEAYETDDRLKELSFGDWEGRTVTELEETQSDLWAARQANKWSFRPPQGESYQDLADRLRSWVDEIDGPLVVVSHGGVNRGLRYLLSDHDNETLANALIPQDKIMIIEDGSVSWV, encoded by the coding sequence ATGACGCCTATTCTCTATTTTGTACGTCACGGTCAGACTGACTGGAACGCTGAAGCGCGGTTCCAAGGAACTCGCGACATTCCGTTAAATGATAACGGTCGAGGCCAAGCGCGCCGTAATGGTGCAACGCTTAAAGGTCTGGTTGATCCCGCGAAAGTCAATTTCATTGCCTCTCCTCTTATGCGTACCCGTGAGACGATGGAAATTATCCGTGGTGAGATGGGACTTGAGGCTGAGGCATATGAGACCGATGACCGCCTGAAAGAATTATCCTTTGGCGACTGGGAAGGCCGCACGGTAACTGAGCTTGAAGAAACTCAAAGTGACCTATGGGCCGCGCGTCAAGCAAACAAGTGGTCTTTTCGCCCACCACAGGGGGAAAGCTATCAAGACCTTGCCGACCGCCTTCGTAGTTGGGTCGATGAAATTGATGGGCCGCTAGTGGTGGTTTCACACGGTGGTGTTAATCGGGGTTTGCGTTATCTCCTCAGTGATCACGACAATGAAACGCTCGCAAACGCCCTTATCCCGCAAGATAAAATCATGATTATCGAAGACGGTTCTGTCAGCTGGGTTTGA
- the fabI gene encoding enoyl-ACP reductase FabI, whose protein sequence is MTQSTTATSSGLMAGKKGLILGVANNRSIAWGIAKACADHGALMGFTYQGDALKKRVEPLAEQLGGVVFGNCDVTDASSIDAVFDAVEKEWGTIDFVVHAIAFSDKDELTGRYVDTTEANFDRTMNISCYSLTAITQRAEKLMPEGGSIITLTYYGAEKVMPHYNVMGVAKAALEASVKYLAVDLGPKNIRVNAISAGPIKTLAASGIGDFRYILKWNEYNAPLRRTVSIEEVGDSALYLLSDLSRGVTGEVHHVDSGYHNIGMKAVDAPDITVDK, encoded by the coding sequence ATGACACAGAGCACAACAGCGACATCATCAGGTTTGATGGCTGGCAAAAAGGGCTTGATCCTTGGCGTTGCAAATAACAGATCGATCGCTTGGGGTATTGCTAAAGCATGTGCTGATCATGGTGCTTTGATGGGCTTCACTTATCAAGGGGATGCGCTGAAAAAACGTGTTGAACCTTTGGCCGAACAACTCGGCGGTGTGGTGTTTGGTAATTGCGATGTAACCGATGCATCCAGCATTGATGCTGTGTTCGACGCTGTAGAAAAAGAATGGGGCACAATCGATTTTGTTGTGCATGCCATCGCCTTTTCTGACAAAGACGAATTGACGGGCCGTTATGTTGATACGACCGAAGCCAATTTCGACCGCACAATGAACATTTCTTGCTATTCACTCACTGCCATTACCCAGCGTGCTGAAAAACTTATGCCTGAAGGTGGGTCTATCATTACGTTGACATATTACGGCGCTGAGAAAGTTATGCCGCATTACAATGTGATGGGTGTTGCAAAAGCAGCTCTTGAAGCAAGTGTGAAATATTTGGCTGTTGATCTTGGTCCAAAGAACATTCGTGTTAATGCGATTTCTGCTGGCCCAATCAAAACATTGGCAGCATCTGGCATTGGCGATTTCCGCTATATCCTAAAATGGAACGAGTATAACGCGCCATTGCGTCGTACGGTTTCTATTGAGGAAGTGGGCGATTCAGCGCTCTATCTCTTGTCGGATCTGTCACGTGGTGTGACGGGTGAAGTGCATCATGTCGATTCTGGCTACCACAATATCGGCATGAAGGCTGTTGATGCGCCTGACATCACCGTTGATAAGTAA
- a CDS encoding FAD-binding oxidoreductase, translating into MKQTSNQSALEQFKALLGDQHVLVSEADKAGYLVEWRDKYFGQAAAVLRPKTTQEVSTIVKIANAENVALVPQGGNTGLVGAQIAFDADRQFVVNMSRMNTVREIDVDAYTMTVDAGVVLEAAQNAANNADRLFPLRIGSQGSCQIGGNLSSNAGGTNVVAYGNARELVLGLEVVLPNGEIINGLNKLRKNNTGYDLKNLFIGAEGTLGFITGAVLKLFPKPRGTQAAILAFHTLEQVGQFFTKAKTHAGDGVTGFEVIPRIGIEFLEKHTPDVRDPLETPYPWYALVEVSSQHSYEHAENLMMELVEEGMNEQQVSDGVLAASQAQQAAFWYLREQLSGCQKGEGGSIKTDVSVPISALPKFLPEAIEAVKAYMPDARPCTFGHWGDGNIHLNVTQPIGMDRDGFLNHWDSISDIIHSVTLSYGGSISAEHGIGVMKREKLSETKDPASLALMRQIKQMLDPKGIMNPEKVL; encoded by the coding sequence ATGAAACAAACCAGCAATCAATCGGCCCTCGAACAATTTAAAGCCCTTCTTGGCGACCAGCATGTGTTGGTCAGCGAAGCAGACAAAGCGGGCTATCTTGTTGAATGGCGTGACAAATATTTTGGTCAAGCCGCCGCAGTCTTACGCCCTAAGACCACGCAAGAGGTTTCGACAATTGTGAAAATTGCCAATGCTGAGAACGTCGCGCTTGTTCCTCAAGGGGGCAATACAGGTCTCGTGGGGGCGCAAATCGCCTTTGATGCGGATCGCCAATTTGTTGTGAATATGTCGCGCATGAATACCGTTCGGGAGATTGATGTCGACGCTTACACCATGACCGTTGATGCTGGAGTGGTTTTAGAAGCCGCCCAAAATGCTGCTAATAATGCAGATCGACTGTTTCCTTTGCGCATTGGTTCGCAAGGCTCCTGTCAAATTGGTGGCAATCTTTCATCGAATGCAGGTGGCACCAATGTGGTGGCCTACGGCAATGCGCGCGAGCTGGTGTTAGGCCTTGAGGTTGTGCTGCCCAATGGTGAAATTATCAACGGGCTGAACAAGCTTCGTAAGAACAACACGGGCTACGATTTAAAAAACCTCTTTATTGGCGCTGAAGGAACACTCGGCTTTATTACGGGCGCTGTCTTGAAGCTCTTTCCAAAACCAAGAGGCACACAAGCCGCCATTCTTGCCTTTCATACACTGGAACAAGTGGGGCAGTTTTTCACTAAAGCAAAAACCCATGCAGGCGACGGCGTGACAGGATTTGAAGTGATCCCTCGCATCGGCATTGAGTTCTTGGAAAAACATACTCCAGATGTTCGCGATCCATTGGAAACGCCTTATCCTTGGTATGCGTTGGTTGAAGTTTCTTCACAGCATTCATATGAGCACGCCGAAAACTTGATGATGGAACTGGTTGAGGAGGGCATGAATGAGCAGCAGGTCTCAGATGGTGTGCTGGCCGCATCCCAAGCCCAACAAGCAGCCTTTTGGTATTTGCGTGAGCAACTCTCGGGCTGTCAAAAGGGCGAAGGTGGATCAATAAAGACAGACGTCTCCGTTCCCATCAGCGCGCTTCCTAAATTTTTGCCAGAAGCAATTGAGGCTGTAAAAGCCTATATGCCCGATGCTCGCCCTTGTACGTTTGGTCATTGGGGTGATGGTAATATCCATCTAAATGTTACCCAACCTATAGGCATGGACCGTGATGGTTTCTTGAATCACTGGGATTCGATCAGTGATATTATCCATTCAGTTACCTTGTCTTATGGTGGGTCCATTTCAGCAGAGCATGGTATTGGGGTGATGAAACGTGAGAAGTTATCAGAAACTAAAGATCCGGCATCTCTCGCTTTGATGCGCCAAATCAAGCAAATGCTTGATCCCAAGGGCATTATGAACCCAGAAAAAGTACTTTAG
- a CDS encoding DUF6101 family protein, with product MRQTELAGAAVHEERVVATNSYFRLNPAERRHAFQTEMSGSALVGQTSVELDDEIVVEGMLKCGLGTRVTCDQTALRGVAAKLSLSEEDTVIAELVLLHRDPSLNITVARSSDMEDLAADWQMWGRRYNLPLILVEADGVEQLISERVGSVEVSQPTPRRPHAMFAARRPRFLTRRKTGSVDKSNRLAGREIIARA from the coding sequence ATGCGTCAAACAGAATTGGCAGGAGCCGCCGTTCATGAAGAACGGGTCGTGGCAACGAACAGCTATTTCCGGTTAAACCCGGCAGAACGTCGTCATGCGTTTCAGACAGAAATGTCTGGATCAGCATTGGTCGGCCAAACATCAGTAGAACTTGATGACGAGATCGTTGTTGAAGGCATGCTTAAATGCGGCCTTGGAACACGCGTTACTTGTGATCAAACAGCATTACGCGGTGTGGCTGCAAAACTAAGTCTCTCAGAAGAAGATACAGTTATTGCAGAACTCGTGCTTTTGCATCGTGATCCATCACTCAACATCACTGTTGCACGTTCTTCAGATATGGAAGACCTTGCCGCTGATTGGCAAATGTGGGGTCGTCGCTACAATCTACCATTGATCTTGGTTGAAGCTGATGGCGTTGAACAGTTGATATCTGAGCGTGTCGGAAGCGTTGAGGTGTCTCAACCAACACCGCGTCGCCCGCATGCAATGTTTGCAGCTCGTCGCCCACGCTTCTTGACCCGCCGCAAAACTGGTTCAGTTGATAAAAGCAACCGTCTTGCAGGTCGCGAAATTATCGCACGCGCTTAA
- the ubiA gene encoding 4-hydroxybenzoate octaprenyltransferase, producing the protein MNDTSRESIADAVKGHWVETKLPSWFLPYAQLARFERPIGWWLLLLPCWWSVALASTASGDGWVNIWHVVLFMVGAIVMRGAGCTYNDVVDEDIDMAVARTRMRPIPSGRVTKKKAVLFAVFLCLIGLAVLLQFNWFSVILGFCSIFFVAIYPFMKRITNWPQLCLGFAFSWGALMGWAAHFGELSLAPVLLYIGAIMWTIGYDTIYAHQDKEDDALVGVKSTARLFGDKTKQWLVVFYGGATALFTASFVLAGAGPAAFIGLALGVGHMAYQLLRLDIDNPDQCLAMFRSNRDYGLIVFAALVVDTLI; encoded by the coding sequence GTGAAAGGCCATTGGGTCGAGACAAAATTGCCGTCTTGGTTCTTGCCTTATGCACAGCTTGCACGGTTTGAGCGACCTATCGGTTGGTGGCTGCTTTTGCTGCCATGTTGGTGGTCTGTCGCATTGGCCTCAACCGCAAGCGGTGACGGCTGGGTGAACATCTGGCATGTGGTATTATTCATGGTTGGCGCGATTGTTATGCGCGGCGCGGGCTGCACTTATAATGATGTGGTTGATGAAGACATCGACATGGCTGTTGCTCGCACCAGAATGCGGCCCATTCCAAGTGGGCGGGTGACAAAGAAGAAAGCGGTTTTGTTCGCGGTTTTCCTCTGCCTCATCGGGCTTGCGGTTTTATTACAGTTTAATTGGTTCTCGGTGATTTTAGGCTTTTGCTCGATCTTTTTCGTCGCGATCTATCCCTTCATGAAGCGCATCACAAATTGGCCGCAGCTTTGCTTGGGCTTTGCGTTTTCATGGGGTGCTTTGATGGGATGGGCGGCGCACTTTGGTGAGCTAAGCCTTGCGCCTGTGCTGCTTTATATCGGCGCGATTATGTGGACGATTGGGTACGATACGATTTATGCTCATCAAGACAAAGAAGACGACGCACTCGTTGGTGTAAAATCAACGGCTCGCTTGTTCGGTGATAAAACCAAACAATGGCTGGTGGTTTTTTATGGCGGTGCAACGGCCTTGTTCACGGCAAGCTTTGTGCTTGCAGGCGCAGGACCCGCAGCCTTTATTGGCCTTGCTCTTGGCGTCGGTCATATGGCTTACCAATTGCTCCGCTTAGATATCGACAACCCAGATCAATGCCTTGCCATGTTCAGATCGAACAGGGACTATGGCTTGATTGTTTTTGCGGCACTTGTGGTCGATACGCTGATTTAA